CGGGCGGTCACGACGGCGGGAACGCCGAGACCACCCGCATCGAGAGCCGTATCTCCGCCTGGTTCGACCACTACCTCACCAAGGACGCCGGTGCCGACACCGGGCCCGCGTTCCGCGTCACCCGGACCGGAGGCGTCGATTCCACCGACGGGCGGGCGACGTTGCGCGGAGCGAGCCGCGACAGCTATCCCGGACTGCGCAGCGGGACGACGGCGGTCCCGCTCTCCGGACGTACCCAGACGTTCGGCAACCCGGCCGGGGCGAGCCCGCCGGCCATCTCCAGCGTGCCGGGCGTCGGCGCCGGACTGTCCCAACTCTCCTCGTTCGGCATGGGCCTCGCCCTCGACCACCCCGGACAGTCCGCCCGCTTCGACTCCCGGCCGCTCGACCGGCCCCTCCAGATCACCGGCTCACCGACCGTCCGGGTCACCGTCGGCTCCGACACCGGGGAAGCGGTCCTCTTCGGCAAGGTCTACGACGTCGGGCCCGACGGCCGGCGCCAGGTGCTGCCCTCCCAACTCGTCGCACCGGTGCGGATCGACGGACTCGAGAACGGCGGCAGGACCGTCGAACTGACCCTGCCCGCCATCGACCACCAGGTGGAACCGGGGCACCGGCTGCGCGTCGTCCTCGCCTCCACCGACCTCGCCCACGCCTCACCCGTCACACCCGCCACCTATACCGTCGCGCTGGACGGCGAACTGTCCGTCCCCACCGCGCCCGGCCTGGCCACGGCCACAGCCACCCTCGCCTGGTGGGTGTGGGGCCTGCCCCTGGCGGGCGTGGCGATCGCGGGCGCGCTGCTGTTCACCGCGCGCCGCCGGGTCGGCGCACCGGCGCCCGATCCGGCACTGGCCGACGTCCCACTCCAGATCACGGACCTGTCGAAGCGCTATGCCAAGTCCGTCGACCGCTACGCCGTACGGGACCTCTCCTTCCGGGTCGAGCGGGGACAGGTGCTCGGACTCCTCGGGCCGAACGGCGCGGGCAAGACCACGACCCTGCGCATGCTGATGGGGCTCATCACCCCCGATGCCGGTGAGATCCGGGTCTTCGGGCACGCCATCAGGCCCGGCGCCCCGGTGCTGTCCCATGTCGGAGCCTTCGTGGAGGGCGCGGGCTTCCTGCCCCATCTGTCCGGGCGCGACAACCTGGAGCTGTACTGGCAGGCCACCGGCCGCCCCGCCGAGGACTCCCACATCGAGGAGGCCCTGGAGATCGCCGGGCTCGGCGACGCCCTCGCCCGCGCCGTGCGCACCTACTCCCAAGGCATGCGACAGCGCCTCGCGATCGCCCAGGCCATGCTCGGTCTGCCGGACCTCCTCATCCTGGACGAGCCGACCAACGGCCTCGACCCGCCGCAGATCCGTGAGATGCGGGACGTGATGATCCGTTACGCGGCGGCCGGACGGACCGTGATCGTCTCCAGCCATCTCCTCTCCGAGGTCGAACAGACCTGTACGCATCTGGTCGTCATGGATCGCGGCCGGCTCGTGCAGGCGGGGCCCGTCGCCGAGATCACCGGCTCCGGTGACACCGTGCTCGTCACCACCGCAGGGGAGGTGCCCGAACCCGTCGTCGAGAAGATCGGCTCGCTGCCCGGTATCGGGTCCGCCATCCGTACGGACGAGGGACTGCTGGTACGGCTCGACGGCGCCGACACCAACACCCTGGTCACCGAACTCGTCCGGCTCGATGTGACATTGACCGGCGTCGGACCGCACCGCCGCCTGGAGGACGCCTTCCTCACTCTCATCTCTGGAGCCTCCGCATGAGCGCGCTGACCGAATCCGCTCCGGGCTACCGGGCGGGCCGCACCCTGCCGCTCCGGGTCGAACTCGTACGACAGCTCAAGCGCAGACGGACCCTCGCGATGGGCGCGGTGCTCGCGATCCTGCCCTTCGTCATGATCGTGGCCTTCGCCATCGGCGGGACTCCGGGCTCCGACGGCGACGGGGACGGGGATGGTGGCGGACGGCTGAACCTGATGGACACCGCGACGGCGTCCGGGGCCAACTTCGCCGCCGTGTGCCTGTTCGTCTCGGCCGGTTTCCTGCTGGTCGTGCCCGTCGCGCTGTTCTTCGGCGACACCGTGGCCTCCGAGGCGAGCTGGTCGTCGCTGCGCTATCTGCTGGCCGCTCCGGTGCCCCGCGCCCGGCTGCTGTGGAGCAAGCTGGCCGTCGCGATGCTCATGAGCCTGGCGGCGATGGTGCTGCTGCCGGTCGTGGCGCTGGCGGCGGGCACGGCCGCGTACGGCTGGGGGCCACTGGCGCTGCCCACCGGAGGGTCCCTGGGTACGGCGGAGGCCGTGCCGAGGCTGGCGCTCGTGATCGCGTTCATCTTCGTCTCCCAACTGGTCACCGGAGGTCTGGGCTTCTGGCTCTCCACGAAGACCGACGCCCCGCTCGGCGCGGTCGGCGGCGCGGTCGGGCTGACGATCATCGGCAGCGTGCTCGACCAGGTCACGGCGCTCGGGACCTGGCGGGACTTCCTGCCCGCGCACTGGCAGTTCGCGTGGGCGGACGCGCTCCAGCCCCAGCTGGAGTGGAGCGGCATGCTGAAGGGCTCGGCGATCTCCGTGACATACGCGCTGGTGCTCTTCGCGCTCGCGTTCCGGAACTTCTCCCGCAAGGACATCGTGAGTTGAGCCCCTGAGACAGGCCCCCGGTCGCACGGCAGGGTCCGTCGGGGCGGCGCCCTGAGCCGGCCGCCTCCCGGCGGCAGTCACAGCCAGCCCCGGCGAGCCGCTTCCGCCCCCGCGCGGAAGCGGCTCGTCGTGCCGAGCGCGGTCAGCAGTTCACCCACCCGTCTGCTGTACGTACGGGGTGACATACCGAGCCGGGCCGCCGCCGCCTCGTCGGTGAGCCCGCACAACAGGGCGTCGAGCACGGGCCGCAAGTGAGGGGACAGGGTGTCGGCCTCGGGCGCGGAACCCTGATGGGGCACAGTGTCGACCGGCGCCGGGCCCGGCGAGGACCCGCCCGCCGAACCGTCCGCCGGGTGCCCCGTCAGGGGAAGCTCCTCGCCGCTGTCCCACCAGTGCTGATGGATACGGACCAGGGCCCCGACGACGACCGGGTCCCGGATCAGCAGCAGCCCGTTGAAGTGGAAGTCGAAGTCCAGGGGAAGCGCGGCCGTCGTACGGTCCACGAGGACCATCTTGAACGGGATCGACTCCGTCTGCCGTGCTCCACGGGCGAGCGCGCGCAGTTCGTACGGCAGCCCCGCCAGGCCACGACGCGGCACGATCCGGCGGACCGTGAGCGGAACCGCGGGCAGCGGAGCCGTCCCGGCGACGGACCTCAGCCCGGCACCCGCACCCGTACCGGCACCCGCACCGTGTCCAACACCGGGGCCCTGCCCGGCACCCGGCCCGGCGCGTGGGCCCGGACCGGCACCCGAACCCGGGCCGGAGCCCGCGCGGGTCTCGGGCCGCGCCTCCGGGTCCGCCCGTTCCGCGACCGCGCGGACGCACGCGTGGGCGAACTCCACGAAGGGCAAGGGCAGCCCCTTCCCCGGTGAACTGCCCGGATCGTCGAACGTCAGCAACTCGCGACGCGCGGAACGCACGAGCGCCGCCAGCGCGGCGGCGACCTGATGGGTGCCGCGGACCGGCCGGCTCGCCGGTCGGAGACTCTCCACCGCGTCCCCCCGCAGTGCGCTTCTCGGTAGCGCCGACCTGTTCAGCACGGAGCCAGGAACATGTGCCACGGCTGACCACCCCCGCCATCCCCTCGGAGCCGTACGCCACTCCATGTACTCATGAGACTGCGTACCGTGACAAGTGAAGTTCGGTGAGTGGCGACTCCATGCCAATCGCGTCGCCCCACGAATCAACGGCAACAGTCCGCCCACCACGTCACGCGGAGCCGGCCGGCGTGGCGGGTGCGGAAGGACAACTCCCCTTCTCCGTTGCCGCATTGAGATTCATCCGCAATGTCCCGTCGCGATCCCACAGACCCCCTCGTACGTCACATTCACACGTGGCGGAGAAACCAGGGGGGACCATGAAGCAGCTGACGAGGCTGTCGAAGCTGACGAAACCAAGGACAAGGACGCAACCGCACCCGAAGGCGTACCGAGCCGCGACGGCCGTGCTGCTGGCGGGCGGCCTGCTGCTCACCGGCTGCTCGGCTGGGGACGCCGCGGACTCGAACAAGTCCGCAGAACGATCGGCCATCGGCGGCGGGCCCGGCGCGGACGGCGGACCCGGATCCGGTCCGGGAACCGCGGGCCCCGCCGACCGCGCCGAAGAGGGCGGGGGACAGCCGGACGGCGAAGAGAAGAAGCGCGACACGGCGGATGAGGGGGAGTTCGCGCCGGAACCGGACTACCTGTCGACCTTTGCCCTGGACGTCGACACCGCCTCCTACGGATACGCGCTCCGTACGCTCGGCGAGGGCCGGCTGCCGGATCCCGCCACCGTACGGCCGGAGGAGTTCGTCAACAGCTTCCGCCAGGACTACGAACCGCCCGAGGGCGACGGCTTCTCCGTCACGGTGGACGGCGCGGCGGCGCCCGGCGCGGACGACGACTGGTCGCTGCTGCGCGTCGGTCTCGCCACCCGACCGGCCGACCACGCGGGCCAACGCCCGCCCGCGGCGCTCACGTTCGTGATCGACATCTCCGGGTCGATGGCCGAGCCCGGCCGCCTCGACCTCGTCAAGCAATCACTCGGCATCCTTACGGACGAACTGCGCGGCGACGACTCGATCGCCCTGGTCACCTTCAGTGAGGAGGCGGAGACCAGGCTGCCGATGACGCGTGTCGGCGACAGCCGCGCACGCATCCGCGACGTGATCTCGGAGCTGGCACCGGCCCGGTCGACCAACGTCGGGGCGGGCGTCGAGACCGGTTACGCCGAGGCCGTCGACGGCCTCCGGAAGGGCGCCACCAACCGCGTCGTCCTGCTGTCCGACGCGCTCGCCAACACCGGCGAGACGGAGGCGGACGTGATCCTCGAACACGTCGCGGAGGCCCGGGAGGAGCACGGCATCACCCTGTTCGGTGTCGGCGTCGGAAGCGACTACGGCGACGCCCTGATGGAACAGCTCGCCGACAAGGGCGACGGGCACACGACGTACGTCTCGAACAGGAAGCAGGCCAGGAAGGTCTTCGTCGACCAGCTCCCCATGAGCCTCGACCTGCGTGCCAGGGACGCCAAGGCGCAAGTGGCGTTCGACAGGGACACGGTGGAGCGGTTCCGGCTGATCGGCTACGAGAACAGGGCCGTCGCGGACGAGGACTTCCGTAACGACGGCGTCGACGGCGGCGAGGTCGGGCCTGGGCACACGGTGACGGCGCTGTACGCGGTCAAGCTGCGGCCCGGTGCGAGTGGCCAGGTGGCGAAGGCCACGGTGCGCTGGCTCGACCCCGGGACCCGGGCGCCCCGCGAGCGGTCGGGCTCGGTCGGTGCGAGCGCGGTCGACGGGCGGCTCTGGGGCGACGCGAAGCCCCGGCTCCAGGTCACCGCCGTCGCCGCGTACTTCGCCGAGGCACTGCGCGGCGGCCGGGCGCCGGGGGACGACGGCGATGCGCGGGAGAGCGCGCTTCCCACCGCGCCCGGTCTCGGTGAACTGGAGGAGCGGGCAAGGGTGTTGGCCGACGCCACGGAGGACCGGTCGGTGGCGGACCTGGCGGAGGCCATCGACAGGGCGGACCGCGCCCGGGACTGACCGCGAGGGCCGGGACCGGGACGGCTCGGGCACCGGAACGGCTCGGGGCCCGGCCCCGAACCGTCCCGGCCCGGCCCCGAACAAGGCGCGGGGAGGACGTGGCGCGGCACGGCGGGCGCCCGGGGGAAGCCCCGGCGGAAACGCCGCTGCGCCCGCCCTCCCCACGAGCCATGATGGGTGGCATGGCCACCGTCCTGCTCGCGCTCGCCGTCGTCTCCACCGGTCTGTACGCCGGCATCATGCTCATCTTCCTGACCGGGATCATGCCCGCGATGGCCCGGCTCACGGACAGTCAGTTCGTGACCGCCATGCGCCGTGTCAACGAGGAGGTCCCGCGCGGACTGTTCCTGGCGGTGTTCCTCGCCGTCGTGGCCTTCCCGGCCGCCGCGCTCGCCGTGCCCGTCGACGGCCGCTCGGACACCGACCGGTGGCTGCTGCTGGGCGGCCTGGTCTGCGTGGTCCTCAACCACCTCGTGACCGTCGCGGGCAACATCCCGCTCAACAACGCCCTGGCGGCCTCCGAGACCTCGCCGGAGATCCACCCCGACAGCGTGGTCCGCGCGGCCTTCGAGCGCCGCTGGAACCGCCTCCACGCCGTCCGCACGGTTCTCGCCGTCGGGGGCTTCGCGCTGATCGTCAGTGCCTCGCTGTCGTGACCGTGAACAGCCCCACGGTCTCCCGCCGGCTCGTGACCTCCGTGAAACCGGCCCGCCGGGCCCACTGCTCGGCCAGTTCCACGGGACGGCACGTCATCTCCCACAGGGCGCCCTCCCGGTTCGGCAGGACGTTCGCGATGAACTCCAACTGAGGGTGCCGGGTCTGGGTGGTGAAGACCAGCACCCCGCCCGGAGCGAGCATCCCGCGCAGCCGGGCGACGGACGCCTCGATGACGGAGTCGTCCAGCAGCAGCTCGTAGAGCCCCGACACCACGACGACGTCGGGCGCGTGCGGGAGGGGCGCGGGGTCGAGGGCGTCCCCGTACGCGTACGAGATCCCCGTCAGGCCCCGCTCGGCCGCCCGGCGCTCACCCTGTGCGAGCCCGGCGCGGTCCAGGTCCCGGCACGCGACCTGGACCGCGCCGGGCGGGTACTCCGGAAGCAGGTCCTGGAGGTAGCGTCCCGGACCCGACGCCACGTCCAGCACCCGCACCGGCCCCTCGGGCCGTTCGGCGCCCGCGCGCAGCGCGATCTCCTTACGGAGGACGTCCTTCAGCAGTTCGCGGCGGGCCCGGATGGCACGCCAGCCGACGGCGTTCAGATAGACGCGGTCGATGAGATGCCCCACAAGGGGGAAGCCGCCTGCCTTGTTGACGTACACGTAGTCCAGCATCTGGCCGCTGTCGAAGCCGTGCCGGTACCCGATGCGGATGCCGGTGCTCGCGCGGCCGAGAGTGCCGAGGACGGCCCGCGTCACGGCCCAACGGGCGCGGTTCACCGGGCCGTTCCGGGGCCGGGACACCGGGCGCCGGTCACCCCCGGGGTGCGGGGCGTTGGCCGTCTTCGCCCTGGCGGTCTTCGCGTCGGTGGTCTTCATCCTGCTCGTGCCGCCCGTGCTCGTGCTGCCCGTCTGTGTGCCGCTCGTCTTCGTCATGCGGATCAGGGTCGTCCCGGAGCGCGGGCCTCGGTATCCGTGCGGCTACTCGGGCGGCGGATGAGTAGTTCTGCGTACGCTCCCCCCGAACCCGAACCCGAACCCGAACCCGCACATCGGCACCGACCAGCCCCACCGCCACACAGACCACGCCGACCACACCGATCGCACAGACCACAACGACCGCACCGACCGGCCCGACACCCGGCCGTTCCGGAGGACAGGGAAGCCATGCCTGAGACGGACGACGCACCCGTGATCGTGAGCAGCGCACCGGGTTCCTTCGCGAGGAGCGTGCTGGCCGAGCGACATCCCGCGCTCATCCGGCAGGTCCGGGACGCCTTCCCGTGGCCCCCGGAACGGCACCGTGCCCTCGACGCGCTGCTCAGCTCCTGCACGGAGGGCGTCATCGAACCGCTGGAGCCCGGCGCGCACGACCGTGAGCAGTGGGACACCTGGAGCGCCGAGTACGTCGGCCGGTCCTGGTTCGACGTGCCGTTCCTGTGGTCCGAGAGTTACTTCTATCGCCGGCTTCTCGCCGCCCTCCGCTACTTCGAGCCCGGCCCCTGGCAGGGCATCGACCCGTTCGCGCCGTTCAAGCGGGCGGAGTTGAGCGGACCGCTCGTGGACGACGAACTCGCGGCGCTGGACGCGCTCGCCCCCCGCCCGGCCGAGGAGCGGGCCGCCGCGTACCTCCGGGGCTCGCTCTGGGGCAATCGCGCGGACCTCGGTTTCACGGCCGGTTCGCGGGATTCCGGGGGCGCCACCGCCGTCGACGCCCCGCCGCCCCTCGTCGCCGACGACAGCGCCGCTCTCTGGTCGCTGCTGCCCGAAGGCGGGCCCTCCGCCGGTACGCGGACTGTCCACCTCGTCGCCGACAACGCGGGCCGCGAGCTCATCCCCGACCTGCTCCTCGTCGACCACCTGCTGACGACCGACCGCGCGGACGGCGTCGTCCTGCACGTGAAGCCGTATCCGTACTACGTCTCCGACGCCACCACGGCCGACGTCGTGGACTGCGCGCGCCGTGTCGTGCGGGCGCCCGGGAGGGCGGGGGAAGCGGGCGCACGGCTCTGGGCCGCGATGGGCGACGGGCGGCTCACCGTACGGACGCACGGTTTCTTCTGCGCGCCGTTCGGGTACGACGCGATGCCCGCCGATCTGCGGGAGGAGTTCACGGGCGCCGCCCTGACGATCGTGAAGGGCGACCTCAACTACCGCCGTCTCGTGGGTGACCGGCTCTGGCCGCCCACCACGTCCTTCGCCGAGCGGACGGCCCACTTCCCGGGACCGGTGGCCGCCTTGCGTACCCTGAAGTCCGACGTGATCGTCGGCCTCACCCCGCGCATCGTGGCGCGGCTCGAAGAAGAGGCGGGCGCCGGCGCGAGCGGGTCGTGGCGGACGAGCGGGACACACGGCCTCGTCCAGGTCCGGCCCTGACCGTCCACCGACGCCCCGGGGCGATCCAGGCGGGCAGCCGAACGAACCGGCGGACGAACACCCAGGGCGCACGAACAAGACGCACGAACAAGGCGCACGAACAAGCGGACGTTCGAGCGACGAACCAACCCCGGAGGCAGGTGTCATGGCGCTCCAGATCAGCGCGACCAACCCGGAGCAGCCGGCCGTGCTCCTCGACCTCCCCTGGAGCATCCCGCTCGAAGAGTGGCCCGACGACTGCCTGGTGGCGCTCCCGCGCGGCATCTCACGCCATGTCGTACGGTTCGCGGCGGCCGGGTCCGAGGTGCTGGCAGTCAAGGAGATCGCCGAGCGCCCGGCGGTGCGCGAGTTCGGCCTGCTGAGGGATCTGCACCGGCTGGGCATACCGGCGGTCGACCCGGTCGCGGTGGTGACGGGGCGCGTCGGCGCCGACGGCACCCCGCTGGAGTCCGCCCTGATCACCCGGCACCTCAAGGGCTCCCTGCCGTACCGGTCGATGTTCGAGTCGACCATGCGCCCCAGTACGGTCAACCGCCTCATGGACGCGCTCGCCGTCCTCCTGGTGAGGCTGCATCTGGCGGGCTTCGCCTGGGGCGACTGCTCGCTGTCCAACGCGCTCTTCCGGCGCGACGCGGGCGCGTACGCCGCGTATCTCGTGGACGCCGAGACCGGCCAGATCCAGCAGGCGCTCAGCCGGGGCCAGCGCGACTACGACATAGAGCTGGCGCGCGTGAACATCGCCGGGGAGCTGATGGACCTGGAGGCGTCCGGTTCGCTCCATCCGTCCGTCGACCCGGTGCCGTTCGGGGCGGCGATCGTCAGGCGCTACGAGGATCTGTGGCACGAGTTGACGCGGGAGTCCGTCTACCCGGTCGACAAACGCCACTACATCGACCGCCGGATCCGCCGGCTCAACGAACTGGGTTTCGATGTGGCGGAGATGCAGATGGAGCGGTCGCCGAGGGGCGACACCGTCACCTTCGTACCGAAGGTGGTCGACGCGGGGCACCACCAGCGCCAACTGCTCCGGCTGACGGGCCTGGACGCGGAGGAGAACCAGGCGCGGCGCCTGCTCAACGACCTGGAGAGCTGGATGGCCGGCCAGGACGACTACGTGCCGGGCGACCCGCTGGGCGCCCGCCCGGAGGTCCTGGCGCACCGCTGGGTGCGCGACGTGTTCCGGCCGACCGTGCGGGCCGTACCGCTGGAGCTGCGCGGCAGGGCGGACGCGGCGCAGATCTACCACGAGGTGCTGGAACACCGGTGGTACCTGTCCGAGCGCGCGGGGCACGACGTGGGCCGGGACGCGACGATCGAGGACTACGTCTCCACCGTCCTGCCGCACCCCGAATCCGTGACTGTTCCGGAGGCGGGACGGTCCACCGCCCCGGACTTGTGAGCGCTTCGGACACGTGAGGGATCCGGGACGTACGAGCCGTCCGGAGACGTGAGCGGCCCCGCCGCGACGGGGGAAACGCGGCGGGACCTGGAGTGCGAATGCCCTGCGGTCAGCCGGCTACACATGGGAATTCATGTGGCGCGGACCACTCCGGTGGATCACTCGGACGGTCCCGCGGACGCGCAGGCTCCGTAGGAGGCGCGCGCCGCGTGCGCGCGTCACGGGGAAACGGGAGAAAGATCCCGTCCATGAGTGAAAGAGGCGATACCCCCCGTTCCGGCGAGCCCCTCCGTACCGAGGAGGCACCGAGACAGACCGTGGCTCTGGCGGCCATGCTGTTCGCCGTCTCGATGACGTTCATCGACCAGACGATCGTCGCGATCGCCGCGCCGGACATCATCCATGAACTGGGCCTCTCGGCCTCCGGGATGCAGTGGGTGGTCAACGCCTATCTGCTGACGCTGGCGGCGTTCTTCGCGTTCGGCGGGCGGCTGGCCGACATCGTCGGGCACCGGCGGATCATGGTGGTCGGCACGCTCGTCTTCGTGATCTCGTCCGTCCTGTGCGGATGCGTGCCGAGCGGGAGCGTCGCGCAGACCTGGCTCGTCGTCTTCCGGGCGCTCCAGGGGTTCGGCGCCGCGCTCATGTTCCCCGCCGCGCTCGCCGTGGTCGTCGCGGTCTTCCCCGTGGAGCGGCGGGGCCGGGCCCTCGCGCTCTTCTTCGGGCTCTCCGGCGGACTCACCGCCGTGGGACCGCTGCTCGGCGGCTGGCTCACCGACTGGACCTGGCGGGCCATCTTCTGGGTGAACGTCCCCGTCGCCCTGATCGCCCTCGTACTGACGGCCATGGCCCACATCAAGGACACCCCGCGCCGCGAGAGGCTCGACGTGCCCGGTGCCGTGCTGGTGGCCGTCGGGATGGGGCTGAGTGTGCTCGGCTTCCAGCAGGCGTCCGCCTGGGGCTGGGGCAGCGCGGCCACCTGGGGGTGCGTCGTCGGCGGTGTGCTCGTGCTCGTCGTGTTCTGTCTCCTCGAACTGCGTGTCCGTGACCCCCTCATCAGGCTTGAGGTCTTCAAGGACCGGGCCTTCGCGGTCGATTCCGCGGTGCTGTTCTTCGCCATGCTCGCGTTCGTCCCGGTGTTCTTCTTCGCGTCGGTGTACGCGCAGGTCTCGCTGAGCGCCTCGCCGAACCAGGCCGCGCTCTTCCTCCTCTACCTCTTCGTCGGCTTCGCCCTCGCCTCGCAGATCGGTGGGCGCGTCCTGGACAAGCACGGAGCCAGGCCCGCCATGCGGCTCGGCACCGCGATCGGGGCGCTCGGCTTCGCCCTGTGGGCGTCGAAGGCGACGGACCTGTCGATGCACGACCAGTGGCCGTACGTGGCGCTGGCGGGCGCCGGTATCGGGCTGCTCCTCGCCCCGGCGTCCACCGACGCGATCAATCGCGCGATCGGCGCCTCCTACGGAGAGGTCACCGGCATCACCCAGACCATCCGCAACTTCGCGGCGAGCGTGGGCCTGGCCGTCTTCGGCACCGTCCTCACCCATGTCACCACCGACCGGGTCACCGAGACCCTTCGGTCGAAGGGCGTACCGGCGGGGGACGCGCGGGACGCCGCCCGTGGTGTCGCGGAGGCCGTGTCCGGGCAGGCCGACACCCGGGGGCCGACCGGCGGCGGACCGATCGCACGGACTGTGCGCGACTCGATGGACGCGATCCGGATGGACTTCGCGGAAGCGAACCGGTGGGTCTTCTACGGGATGGCACTCGCGCTCGCGGTGGCGTTCGTGTGTTCGTATTTCCATCCCGGAACGCGGGTGACCGGCGCGCCGACATCCACGAAACCGGACGGGCCGGGGGAGCGTGAGGTGTCGGCGGAACGGTCGGCGGAGGGGCGAGATCCGGGGCGGGATGCCTCGGCGTAGCGGCGGCCGGGGCCGTTGTCGGACCCCTGTGGCAGGGTGCTTTCCGGGTGCCGTCACGACGCGCATCCGTCCCGTGGCCGACCCTGCCCGCAGAAGGAGCACACCCATGTCCGGTGCCGGACCCGCCCCCGCCTCCGGCGGAGTCCTCGATTCCCTGACCGCCGTGGCCACGCTGCTGGCGCCCGGCCTCCCGGCCGTCGTGGCACAGGTGCGGCAGGCCCACGAGGACCCCGAGGGTTATGTGCGCGCGTACGCGGACCGGCTGGAGGACCGTGGCGTGGACGAGCCGTTCCCGGGTCTCGCGTGGATAGCCCTCGTGGACGCCCTCGACGAGCACCGGCTCCTCGCGGAGTTCGACTGGAAGGAGGACGCGGAGGAGATACGGCACCGGCTGAAGCGTCTGGCGTCCGCCCCGTCCGTCGACCCCTGGCCGCTGTTCGACGCCGGCGAGAGGGAGTTGTGGACGCACGACTTCCTGGAGGCGTGCGGCCGGCACTACCGCGAGGTCGGCGCCGCGCTCGTGGTCCTCGACATCGAGTCGGACTGCTACCCGGTGGCGTGCCTGTCCGCCGGACGCGTCGGCGAACTGGTGGCGTTCGCGAAGGGAACGGGCTTCGCCGTGTGGCCGCTCGGTCTCCGGGGGCCGTCCGGAGAGTAGCGCCGCCCGTCGGCCCGGGGAGACGCCCGCCCGCCGGGGGAGGAGCCACCGGGAAACGGCCTGACCACGGAGAAAGGGCTTACCCGCGATGGACGGCGGGCGTCCTACGGGCAACTTCGCGGTGAATCCCGACAGCGTTGTCGGGTTTGTGGCGTCAACTGTCACGTCCGTCTCAATAAGTTGCGCCTGCCGCCCCACTCTCCGACGGGGACGGCGGGGGGTGGATCGACATGATGGTTTCCGAGGGCGGGAGCCAGGGAGAAAGATCCGATGCGGGCGGGGCGCGCTGCCGGATACACGTCGACGCGGACGGTGGGTACAACTGGCGGGT
Above is a window of Streptomyces sp. NBC_01498 DNA encoding:
- a CDS encoding DUF6630 family protein, which produces MSGAGPAPASGGVLDSLTAVATLLAPGLPAVVAQVRQAHEDPEGYVRAYADRLEDRGVDEPFPGLAWIALVDALDEHRLLAEFDWKEDAEEIRHRLKRLASAPSVDPWPLFDAGERELWTHDFLEACGRHYREVGAALVVLDIESDCYPVACLSAGRVGELVAFAKGTGFAVWPLGLRGPSGE
- a CDS encoding MFS transporter, whose product is MLFAVSMTFIDQTIVAIAAPDIIHELGLSASGMQWVVNAYLLTLAAFFAFGGRLADIVGHRRIMVVGTLVFVISSVLCGCVPSGSVAQTWLVVFRALQGFGAALMFPAALAVVVAVFPVERRGRALALFFGLSGGLTAVGPLLGGWLTDWTWRAIFWVNVPVALIALVLTAMAHIKDTPRRERLDVPGAVLVAVGMGLSVLGFQQASAWGWGSAATWGCVVGGVLVLVVFCLLELRVRDPLIRLEVFKDRAFAVDSAVLFFAMLAFVPVFFFASVYAQVSLSASPNQAALFLLYLFVGFALASQIGGRVLDKHGARPAMRLGTAIGALGFALWASKATDLSMHDQWPYVALAGAGIGLLLAPASTDAINRAIGASYGEVTGITQTIRNFAASVGLAVFGTVLTHVTTDRVTETLRSKGVPAGDARDAARGVAEAVSGQADTRGPTGGGPIARTVRDSMDAIRMDFAEANRWVFYGMALALAVAFVCSYFHPGTRVTGAPTSTKPDGPGEREVSAERSAEGRDPGRDASA
- a CDS encoding damage-control phosphatase ARMT1 family protein; protein product: MPETDDAPVIVSSAPGSFARSVLAERHPALIRQVRDAFPWPPERHRALDALLSSCTEGVIEPLEPGAHDREQWDTWSAEYVGRSWFDVPFLWSESYFYRRLLAALRYFEPGPWQGIDPFAPFKRAELSGPLVDDELAALDALAPRPAEERAAAYLRGSLWGNRADLGFTAGSRDSGGATAVDAPPPLVADDSAALWSLLPEGGPSAGTRTVHLVADNAGRELIPDLLLVDHLLTTDRADGVVLHVKPYPYYVSDATTADVVDCARRVVRAPGRAGEAGARLWAAMGDGRLTVRTHGFFCAPFGYDAMPADLREEFTGAALTIVKGDLNYRRLVGDRLWPPTTSFAERTAHFPGPVAALRTLKSDVIVGLTPRIVARLEEEAGAGASGSWRTSGTHGLVQVRP
- a CDS encoding DUF4032 domain-containing protein; this encodes MALQISATNPEQPAVLLDLPWSIPLEEWPDDCLVALPRGISRHVVRFAAAGSEVLAVKEIAERPAVREFGLLRDLHRLGIPAVDPVAVVTGRVGADGTPLESALITRHLKGSLPYRSMFESTMRPSTVNRLMDALAVLLVRLHLAGFAWGDCSLSNALFRRDAGAYAAYLVDAETGQIQQALSRGQRDYDIELARVNIAGELMDLEASGSLHPSVDPVPFGAAIVRRYEDLWHELTRESVYPVDKRHYIDRRIRRLNELGFDVAEMQMERSPRGDTVTFVPKVVDAGHHQRQLLRLTGLDAEENQARRLLNDLESWMAGQDDYVPGDPLGARPEVLAHRWVRDVFRPTVRAVPLELRGRADAAQIYHEVLEHRWYLSERAGHDVGRDATIEDYVSTVLPHPESVTVPEAGRSTAPDL